TTTGGTACGGTGCTACCACTGATTTGAAGTAGTCTTTAGTTATCTATTAGAAATAcagaacaagaataaaaaaacaacataaaataataaaaaaggaatattttcttgttttatttattggtgCTTTGAGCAAAATTTTCTTTCtacatattaataacaataattacatgTGGACTTAATAATTACATTACTAGTTAAGATTTAGTCCGTTTTATTTCTTTACCCAAATGATTGTATTGCTTTAATAAATGGTTTTAAGTAGCCATTGctcattttccttttttcccttttccttttttgttcttCTGGCCCTTGGTTTTGGCCTTCATGGCCTTGCGGACGCACCACCCTCTCCAGAAGGCCTGGATGATAATGGCTGCACGACTCTgcacctccctctccctctcctcctcatctCTTCTTTCCTGTTCTATCCTGTGCTCCTCCATGATCTTTGAGAATTCCAGCTCCCGCACTGCATAGTACTCCTGCAGCTCACTCAGCTCAGCCATCTCTTCCTCATGAATCTGAGTTATCTCCTCCAGCTTCGTCTGCtcaaataaaaacacactaaTCTTACATTTGATCGGCAGGACATTAACATTacctttaaaaaagtatttagtgATAAAAGAAATGTTCACAATTTAGCATTTTTGTACTTTAGTACTCCTGGCTAATGTAGCTGATATTTATGTATCTTTTAAACTGATTTAAcagttgtgttgtgtgtgtaaataCAACTTAACTTAGCTGTGATTAGCTGGAGTACATTACTGTGATGACACATACTATAGCATAGCATATGCTAATAGTGCTGTACCAAGTACACtgtcatttcttttttaaattagtcCTGATTCTTGCCAGTGATATCTTTGCAAATGCACCAGCTTGTGCAATATACTTTTTAATAACACATAAGTATGTTTACTAAAGACTACCTAACAAAACATATAATTTGCCATTAAGTTTACATCTTATTAATTTGTGCATGTTTTGTAGTGTAAAAAAAAGCAGAATTCAGATACCACTACGTCCTGGCTGATTAATAACATTGATCTGTGTTCACCTGTTTTTCTCCCATTTCAGCATCATATTTTTCAATCCAATTTTGCACCTCAGTCTCCACCTTGTAGCTTTTCTGTAGAAAAGAGCAAACAGTGATATGAGAATATGCCATGTGTAGAGCATGCCCACACAATAGTGAACTTGCTGTCATCCTATAAAAGCAGTTTATCTGGCATTAAATCTAAAAATTGGTTGTAACCTGATGCCAAAGCTTTACATCCTTAAGGAAATAGGTAATACAGTTACATACTAACAGTCTAATCTAATAACATCTAATCTCTAGTATCTAATAACAATATCCAGATTGAAATTCGAATAACAGTGATGTTCCTAATTGAGGATGAATGAATTAACATAAACAGAACaacagtttaaacacacacacacacacacacacacacacacacacacaaaagcacaccTTGCGCAGTGCCAACTCTGCATCTCTGTGTTGTATGATGAGGTTTTTAAGCTGAACTTTCAGCTGATTGACTTCCTCCTGGAGTCGTGTCTGTTTCAGCTCTGAGGTTTTCTGAACTGATTCATCGTGTCTCTCAGCCTCCTTCTGCTTTCGCACAACAAAATCGTCTGAACATTTCTCTGTCTTGAGTATAGAACTCCTCAGCCACTGAATCACTTTGTTCATCCAACTGATCtatgacagaaagagaaaaagagaaaaaagaaaagtcttGTTAGTAACATGACATATCATATCTATTATGACgttttaataacattaaaatcCAGGATGGAATTCTAATAAGATTCCTAGATTATGTTTGcaggacaaataaaaaaaatgaagcactgaataagagaaagaggaagagaaatctgtcagaaatctatttttttgtttacttcattagttacacagaaaaagagagattgagagagagagaggatatgtTCTAAATCCCCCCCAATAACTTAAGCACACTGTAAAATCTTGAACAATGTATAAAACTGTGCCATGTGTACCATATTGTGCACTACTTTGGAGTTCTGATGTTTTGCATTGGTCTCTGAAAACAATGCAGAGTATTATGTAAACTTTAATAATCCCACAATACGACACAGTATATAGCATATAAAGGATAAGTCAGTGCATACAACAGGTAGGTACCCATGTACATTGCACTATGGAGGTTCACAATCTCCTAGAACATCTGAGCAAACATGGCTCCACAACACCCCCTGCAGGCCTATTATACATAAGTAGCAGATTTCCTGAagaactgttttttaatcactgctAATGGCCCTATCACTAGCACTCCGGTGCTAGTCTAATATAAATAtgacataaataaacatacatgTAATACTAGTACTCTATTCAGAGAACAGTGTTAAGGGGTCAATtcatgaaatgaatgaatgaataaacgaTTGGCACTTGTGTAACACCTTTTAAGGCAACCAAGggtgctttacaatttacaatttacactctacatacagtacatactctcaaccggaaatgactgTCCAAATGAAGGACTGCAGAGGGCACTGAAACAGTATTTTGGGAACAGTAGGGATACACCAAATGTTTGGCAACTCTTACTAGAGTAGCACTGCAGAGGTAACTGTATTGAACTTTGCTGGTATGTCTTCTGGGTTAAAGGTTAAGTGTTAAATTCATATTTATTTCGCTTTGTAACTTCAATTGTGGAAAAAGTAGCAAAATggatgaaaaacctgaaaaaacaaaattaaacttgGTACATCTCTAGTGAATAGTGCAAAGTTTTAAACAAAGTGCTTGACTGTCCCTCACCTCTTTATCCCTGTCCTTTACCGCTGCAGCAGCTTCCTTCTCCAGAGTGGCAAGCACCTTTTGGTTGCTGTTGTGACGCAGAGTGTCTTCCTGCATGCGCTGAATGCGTACCCTCTCCTCCATAGGTGTCATAAATAGCCGCTTTAGTAGGACAACTCTATTGTCCTGTAACCATTCTAACATCTCCTCTACACCTTTTCTATCTTCTTCAATAGATCCTGCCCCTTTTAGCCCCACCTTTGCAGTAGGACAGGCCCTCAGCAGCCGTGAAATGTTCAGTAATGAATCTTGCACTGCTTTAGCAGCTGCTTCCTGTCCTTTGGCTCCAGGGTCCAGGCTCAGGTCCTGGTATGCTTTTGACAGATGCAGGTCCTCAGTGAGGGCCCTGGTCATTTCTGCTCTGAGGCTTACAGAGAGGCTCTCAGGGTGGGTTAATTCAGAGGGCAGCAGGGCCACCAGCTCCATCAAACTGATGcactcatccacaactcccaaAATGCGCTGTTTTTCCAAAGACACCAGTTTCTTCCTAGATAAGTTTaaaagtttttgtgtttttttatggggGGTGACGGAAGAGGGGGTCTCGGTTTGGCGTTCATTAACACAGAGTGCTTCATCTGTCTCTGATGCCATGGACACGAGCAGTTCTAAGAAAAGGATGACATGTCAACAACATTAAAGAAAATGCTTTAACTGTTAGAGAGATAAAATCAGGTGAAAAAAGAAGGGGACCCCATCTAAACATCTGTCTTTTACATCATATTTCAACATATGGACATCTGATCTTCATTTTGCCATACAGAGAGATGGAGGTAATAAAGTTGTGTTAAATTACATATTGTTGCTGTtcagtgaaaaacatatatctccaaaaaagcaatttacaattaaattacaatttacaaatgcaataaactaaaaatagacaaaaatggagatactttggACAGCCTTACAGTTATGTAGTTTTTACACAGATGTTCTCAAATTGCACCCAATCACCCAATTGGACTCAATCAGAAGTGTCAATCacaataattcatagtagatccTATGATTAAGAGCCTGAGATGCCCtgctgcagcaaagcagccccaaaccatgttTATTTGATGAATTATCAGTGGTTCtgtcattattacaaatattgcGTTATTAAGTTTAAGCCTAAAGTGAAGGGAagtttagagaaagattataaaactgaatgtctTTTTTCTTATGTTTATACAGATTAAACAGCCTGGGGTTTAGCTAACCTGTTAAATAACACTGGGGTGTATAGGGCTGTAACCTTTAGTCagtataatcaacaatgtcgatgATTTAATTTTGTCCACTACAAATTTGATTGTCGACTTTTCCCGCATTACACAAACTGCCGGGGACAAAAGCGAGtagggtaaatggctcactcacactgtTTACACTCAAcgtgtgtctccaaaagtgcctaaacacaacagattacatatttaatcacgaaatatcagaactttccacgtttaaacaacatataAACAGTTATATGGCAtttaaatcttatgttcagctttttctattgtttttagagatggagaacatggcagaaataatcgctgactaatcgtaAAAATTATCAtcagtcaactaccaaaataattattagttgcagcaCCTAGAAAATATGAACAGAACATtgaaaatacaatattatattattattattattattattattattattattatttgtcttcATCAGTTTaggaaaagacaataaatatgaatcacaagGTCAGACActttttcagagactttaaacactgaatggggTCAGATGACACCACAGTTATAGGAGGGTCAATAATCATGCCTGTACAGCCATTCAACCTAGTTAGCTGAGCAGCCTGTACACAGTTAGGCTGTGGGCTGAAACCAGATGAGAGAGGTCAGGTCAAAGGTGGGAAAACGCTTCAGTCTGTACTCACTGTTGCCGAGCGGTTCCAAAACTCTCTAAAACACTAACTACGCGGTGGCTTGGTTTTTCCCATCAACGTAACGCTGTAATTATAGATCTGCGGCAGTTGAAGTCAGTAAAACTCAGGTAAACTGCTTGTAGACTGGCTccgctgcagtgctgtgtgtataCACTGGTCGCTATGGCTGGTTGCCATGACAGTTTTAAACACATAGGCTCTTCTGAGTTCATACAGCtctacagatatacacactgctcTATATAATAATACACAATTATATCAATAAACACTGGATTCAGTCATACACGAACTTTGCATTCTTACTTAAAGAAAAAAGGAGTTATTTTTaccacggtaaagttagtttcatttttgatattcgacTTTTCGGCTCTAATAACTTCTGAACGGAGGATGGTAGCCAGCAGATACTTAACGTTACATAATCAGGACAGTACGACCACAGAGAGTGACGCACAcccttccttttactgtttgggtgaaatttgcgcaacgcccttttagcgttaataccgaaaaactaagcgcacttttcctgtcagaataaaatgcatgtacttctagaccacctctacatctgtacacactcatttatttacctccaaatcacttcagtgcataaaaatgcctattaatgttcccacataagaatagatggctttaagaaaaaaaaaaacaccaataacgttagctccatatccttagggttcataaacatcagaataacggggatgtatactttgagtcatgaggaaacttgcacacccattaatattatgcgaaatgctcaaattttttattatattttatatattcacaaattcaatagcatttcagcaactgtgtcacagctaggtggcagcagacacgcacaccatttatattttggatacagtgccaattctagtgaatattacattttatatatttaaaaaatcaatagaatttaaaccgaattacacagaacactaaaaataagtgtgtatgatacagctaggtgtcaggaaacacacacacacaaccttctTAATTTGAAGGTTCAAAACCTTCAAATTAACGTTAATTCaacgtttttactgtttttaatggGATTTTATTGTTAACCGATTCTTATTAGGCAGTAttacataaatgttgttttatggttgttttttcatAATCGAcggtaaaagaaaaaagaaaaaacgtttttttttatgttctttgcCATCAGGGTTGCATGTGTAAAACACGACACGGtaagaaaaaaaattggtttTACTTACTAGTAATACTATGCTACTACTTTAAGAatataattcttttttatttttgttagtttttttatttattcattttgtttgttctactttacattttaaattaccgGAAAATACCTATGCcatttatataaaacaacaaacaagAAATTCCGAGAAAACATATTGTTAAACGggacttttattgtgaaaaatatgCCTCAAGTTTGGTCGTCAATGGACTACAAGTGTCGTAAAATGGTTGTCTGTTATTTACGTTTTTGTAAAGTCTGGTGTTTTCCTGTGTCAGTTGTTTGAGAGTGAAGATGGTCACAGTTAGCGGATTAAATCGTAAAAAGCTGGTGTATACTCCCGTGTTAGGGTAGTGTGAAGAGTAAAACAGTGTTGTAAGACAGTGAAGGTGAAGCGGCGGCAGACTGGATTAAACTGAGCTTTTCTTCACTCTTATCTCTGGTTATGCCGGTTTAGCTCGAGCTGATCTGCGTTAAACAGCTCAGCGAGCTCCTCAGCGCGGGTTTACAGCTGCATATTCCTGCAGAAAAGTGCATTAGCCTTATCTCCGGTTAGAGACGCTGCTGCGCAGAACCGAGCCTCCAATGTCCAAACTTCACCCAAGTTGTGTGGAGCGCTGGGAGACCGCCAGCTGGCCTGTTTAATGTGTGACCCGTGCCGCAGCTCTCAGCGCTAGACTCCAGACTCGGTTTACTGGATTTACTGTGCGTTTCTTCAGTCCAGGGTGGGGATGGACGACGACGTTCCGCTGATTTTAACATGGGACGAATCTAACAGCGGGCTGCTGGGGGACGAGGCCTCGGAGCGTCCCGAGGAGAGTGAGTATCTGACATTCATTACACTGTCACACTGACATGTCCTTAACTACACACACAGTAACTCTCACCAGcctcacacactgtctctcagAACAGGACGAATTATAATACATTCAGCCGAGGGCTTCTCCATAAGGGTTTGGAGAAGATGAGCAAATTTGTACGAAAATGTATAATCTGTGCACTCAGTGCTTGCATAAAACCATTCTTTTCTTAAAGAATACATGTtcgtgtatatatgtatatatgacatatatttctttttcaattttggACAACACTGGTAACACCTCCATTTATCAAATATCACTTATTGTTGCAGTTTAGGGCATTTTGTTTTCTGTCTGGGAcattttctcctctttctctcttttttccttgcAAAAGA
This genomic interval from Astyanax mexicanus isolate ESR-SI-001 chromosome 1, AstMex3_surface, whole genome shotgun sequence contains the following:
- the iqcd gene encoding dynein regulatory complex protein 10 — translated: MASETDEALCVNERQTETPSSVTPHKKTQKLLNLSRKKLVSLEKQRILGVVDECISLMELVALLPSELTHPESLSVSLRAEMTRALTEDLHLSKAYQDLSLDPGAKGQEAAAKAVQDSLLNISRLLRACPTAKVGLKGAGSIEEDRKGVEEMLEWLQDNRVVLLKRLFMTPMEERVRIQRMQEDTLRHNSNQKVLATLEKEAAAAVKDRDKEISWMNKVIQWLRSSILKTEKCSDDFVVRKQKEAERHDESVQKTSELKQTRLQEEVNQLKVQLKNLIIQHRDAELALRKKSYKVETEVQNWIEKYDAEMGEKQTKLEEITQIHEEEMAELSELQEYYAVRELEFSKIMEEHRIEQERRDEEEREREVQSRAAIIIQAFWRGWCVRKAMKAKTKGQKNKKGKGKKGK